The Borrelia maritima genome includes a window with the following:
- the revA gene encoding fibronectin-binding protein RevA — protein MKNKNIVKLFFVSMLFVMACKAYVEEKKQIDSLIADVSTLKNDSAGDTFRDYKDKINKLKESLKDVSNTELKEKLLKLQSSFQDKLAAKLAALKAAKQTIENLSNKDNEKTRIWKEAKLVGVTISYKGSHIRGHGDKMSEEAVSQIDKIIGFLGADTN, from the coding sequence ATGAAAAATAAAAATATAGTTAAATTGTTTTTTGTATCAATGTTATTTGTAATGGCCTGTAAAGCATACGTAGAAGAAAAGAAACAAATAGATTCATTGATTGCAGATGTTTCAACCCTTAAAAACGATTCTGCTGGTGACACATTTAGAGATTATAAAGATAAAATAAATAAATTAAAAGAAAGCTTAAAGGATGTAAGTAATACAGAACTTAAAGAAAAACTATTAAAGTTGCAAAGTTCCTTTCAAGATAAATTGGCAGCTAAATTAGCCGCTTTAAAAGCAGCCAAACAAACAATTGAAAATCTTTCAAATAAGGATAATGAAAAAACTAGGATATGGAAAGAAGCAAAATTGGTTGGAGTAACTATATCGTACAAGGGAAGTCATATTCGTGGGCATGGTGACAAAATGTCTGAAGAAGCTGTATCACAGATAGATAAAATAATAGGGTTTCTAGGGGCAGATACTAATTGA
- a CDS encoding Mlp family lipoprotein, translated as MKIINILFCLFLLILNSCTANDPHTQETKSRGKRDLSQKEAPQEKSKSKEELLKEKLSDDQKTQLDWLKIVLTDAGEFGKFLENNEDKIKSALDHIKTELNKCTGNDEGKNIFKAVVKEFFTGEEDIDKFKDQVISACGG; from the coding sequence ATGAAAATTATCAACATATTATTTTGTTTATTTTTACTTATACTAAATAGCTGCACCGCTAATGATCCACATACCCAAGAAACAAAAAGCAGGGGAAAACGTGATTTAAGCCAAAAAGAAGCGCCTCAGGAAAAATCAAAATCCAAAGAAGAACTTCTTAAAGAAAAGCTATCCGATGATCAAAAAACACAACTTGACTGGTTAAAAATAGTTTTAACTGATGCTGGAGAATTCGGTAAATTTTTAGAAAACAATGAAGATAAAATAAAATCAGCGCTTGATCATATAAAAACTGAACTTAATAAATGTACTGGAAATGATGAAGGGAAAAATATCTTTAAAGCTGTAGTTAAAGAATTTTTTACCGGGGAAGAAGATATAGATAAATTTAAAGATCAAGTAATTAGTGCGTGCGGCGGCTAA
- a CDS encoding anti-CBASS Acb1 family protein, whose translation MFACIISYRFHGIEYVLVKTKNRLLDLEAPCNIELPIGFEYLDCESVRDLGIDFVYITYRVKTNNKGNSYDTIKIHKGRLIIYENFDFILKRHVPCYT comes from the coding sequence TTGTTTGCTTGCATTATAAGCTACCGGTTTCATGGAATTGAATATGTTTTAGTAAAAACTAAAAATAGGCTATTAGATCTTGAAGCCCCCTGTAATATAGAGTTACCTATTGGATTTGAATACCTTGATTGTGAATCTGTGAGAGATTTGGGAATTGACTTTGTTTATATAACTTACAGAGTAAAAACCAATAATAAGGGCAATTCTTATGACACTATTAAAATACATAAAGGCCGACTCATAATATATGAAAACTTCGATTTTATTTTAAAAAGACATGTTCCGTGTTATACGTAA
- a CDS encoding BlyA family holin has product MIFVTALVPGVLILLKPLLKDILSIVISKLNHIKKRD; this is encoded by the coding sequence ATGATTTTTGTAACAGCACTAGTTCCAGGGGTGTTAATTCTTCTCAAACCTTTATTAAAAGACATATTATCCATAGTAATAAGTAAGCTTAATCATATCAAAAAAAGAGATTAA
- a CDS encoding Mlp family lipoprotein has translation MKIINILFCLSLLILNSCNTNDNDTLNNNTTQQVKSRKKRDLSQQEESLQEKITLTPEEEKMFTSLKALFTYTVEKLYDHMQECSNGNKNKCKDKCNNFFNWLSKDSKKQKELAKAFTKVFNFLESKRKSKANNEDFDTYIKGAIDKNSGNNNKYGNGSDNEIRQYFKGVADITFSHTNSNDEIYKCLKEELLKENSHYASLTSWKQ, from the coding sequence ATGAAAATCATCAATATATTATTTTGTTTGTCTTTGCTCATATTAAACAGCTGTAATACGAATGATAATGACACTTTAAATAACAATACTACCCAGCAAGTAAAAAGTAGAAAAAAGCGTGATTTAAGCCAACAAGAAGAATCACTACAAGAAAAAATTACTTTAACTCCTGAAGAAGAAAAAATGTTTACTTCATTAAAAGCTCTGTTTACATACACGGTTGAAAAACTATACGATCATATGCAAGAATGTAGTAATGGAAACAAGAACAAATGCAAAGATAAATGTAATAATTTCTTCAATTGGCTTTCAAAAGATTCTAAAAAACAAAAAGAATTAGCTAAAGCCTTTACTAAAGTTTTTAACTTCTTAGAATCTAAAAGAAAGTCAAAAGCAAATAATGAAGACTTTGATACTTATATTAAAGGAGCTATTGACAAAAATAGTGGTAATAATAACAAATACGGAAACGGGAGTGATAACGAAATACGGCAATATTTCAAAGGTGTAGCCGATATTACATTTTCTCATACAAATAGCAATGATGAGATTTATAAGTGCCTTAAAGAAGAACTTTTAAAAGAAAATAGTCATTATGCCAGCCTTACATCCTGGAAGCAATGA
- a CDS encoding DUF276 domain-containing protein (DUF276 is restricted to Borreliella and related spirochetes.), with product MKVKYKLDLKNYLYLNIDSQIRNIYSRIISNNYSDMGISFEYQDFFSLLL from the coding sequence ATGAAAGTGAAGTACAAACTTGATCTTAAAAACTATCTCTACTTAAACATAGACTCTCAAATTAGAAACATATATTCTAGGATTATTTCAAATAACTATTCTGATATGGGAATTAGTTTTGAATATCAAGACTTTTTCTCCCTCCTGTTATGA